One Drechmeria coniospora strain ARSEF 6962 chromosome 01, whole genome shotgun sequence genomic region harbors:
- a CDS encoding MOSC domain containing protein, whose product MAQLQAPPAGTPLDFGSVFVVLVTIIVFSIPIFILFPPVPVERSDALRQTHSKLGVPCPNCSDGQVAASQRPVIHPIASCRGIELPDSDTRAGHEHDRLYVFAQRKPAGAEDAWELLTNGEAPRLASIKVDIWCPDTAKTSRLLGRVDGGFVTARFPWTATTGLRGLALRAAAKLSRGLRAVPEKDIMLPLELPSPADITAQGYQLVDVDVDVGKDASLALSMDLDLPPELALYLGVKHPLGLFRLLPASSEKQGTLPTGQSM is encoded by the coding sequence ATGGCACAACTTCAAGCACCACCGGCCGGCACACCGCTCGACTTCGGCTCCGTCTTCGTCGTACTCGTTACCATCATCGTCTTTTCCATCCCCATATTCATCTTGTTCCCCCCAGTTCCGGTTGAGCGAAGCGACGCCTTGCGACAGACGCACTCCAAACTCGGTGTGCCTTGCCCGAACTGCAGCGACGGCCAGGTTGCCGCTTCGCAACGCCCCGTCATTCACCCTATCGCCTCCTGTCGGGGCATTGAGCTGCCCGACTCCGACACGCGCGCCGGCCACGAGCATGACAGGCTGTACGTCTTCGCCCAGCGCAAaccggccggcgccgaggatgcgTGGGAGCTTCTCACCAATGGAGAGGCCCCGCGCCTGGCCAGCATCAAGGTTGATATCTGGTGTCCCGATACGGCCAAGACCAGTCGGCTGCTAGGCCGGGTCGACGGTGGCTTTGTGACCGCCCGCTTCCCTTGGACGGCGACCACGGGCCTGCGAGGCCTTGCATTGCGAGCCGCCGCGAAGTTGAGCCGTGGCTTGCGTGCTGTGCCCGAGAAGGATATCATGCTGCCGCTCGAGCTCCCTTCTCCCGCCGACATAACTGCCCAGGGCtaccagctcgtcgacgtcgacgtcgacgtcggaaAAGACGCATCCCTCGCCCTAAGCATGGATCTCGACCTGCCGCCCGAGTTGGCCTTGTATCTAGGCGTCAAGCATCCACTGGGCTTGTTTCGTCTTCTCCCTGCGTCCAGTGAGAAGCAGGGGACGTTGCCAACTGGTCAATCAATGTAA